One stretch of Methylopila sp. 73B DNA includes these proteins:
- a CDS encoding substrate-binding domain-containing protein — MQLRELTVALLISREGPAGIWGPSCEASASMAVAEINAGGGILGRRVELVIADAGSSDRTAAEAASAVVQIDEADAVVALVTSSARPWVSRSLGGRVPLVYTPQNEGGISDAGAVSIGETTPAILGPSLHWLIETKRVSRFFLLGNDYIWPDRSMAVAKQMIIDAGCAIVGQKVLPFGANYDDRLMAEIDRTHPDIVMSWLLGHETVVFNRAFAEFGLASRILRFSSAMDETILYGIGEDYTENLFTASSYFATLRTKNNSAFLERYHTCFGETPPPANSFGESVYEGFHCFAALAQAAGNIRMADMRKNVGRVALARTARGLQAEVAAGASHPVFMAAAEGHDFRLMAAF; from the coding sequence ATGCAATTGCGCGAGCTCACTGTAGCCCTGCTGATCTCCCGCGAAGGCCCCGCGGGCATTTGGGGACCTTCGTGCGAAGCGAGCGCCTCGATGGCGGTCGCGGAGATCAATGCTGGCGGGGGCATCCTTGGTCGGCGGGTGGAGCTCGTGATCGCTGACGCTGGCTCTTCGGACAGGACCGCGGCGGAGGCGGCGTCGGCCGTGGTCCAGATCGACGAGGCGGACGCCGTCGTCGCCTTGGTGACAAGTTCGGCTAGGCCTTGGGTCAGCCGCTCACTCGGCGGCCGCGTGCCGCTGGTCTACACGCCGCAGAACGAAGGCGGCATCTCCGACGCAGGCGCGGTCTCGATCGGCGAGACGACGCCCGCGATCCTGGGGCCAAGCCTGCACTGGCTGATCGAGACGAAGCGCGTCAGCCGGTTCTTCCTTCTCGGCAACGACTACATCTGGCCAGACAGGTCTATGGCCGTCGCCAAGCAGATGATCATCGACGCGGGATGCGCCATTGTCGGACAGAAGGTCCTGCCGTTCGGCGCGAATTACGACGACAGGTTGATGGCCGAAATCGACAGGACGCACCCGGACATTGTGATGTCCTGGCTTCTGGGGCACGAAACGGTCGTTTTTAATCGAGCGTTCGCCGAATTCGGGCTGGCGTCCCGTATTCTACGGTTTAGCAGCGCCATGGACGAGACGATACTTTACGGCATCGGCGAAGACTATACAGAGAACCTATTCACGGCGTCGTCCTACTTTGCGACGCTGCGGACAAAGAATAACAGCGCGTTTCTGGAGCGCTATCACACGTGTTTCGGAGAGACGCCTCCGCCCGCGAACAGCTTCGGAGAATCGGTCTACGAAGGCTTCCACTGTTTTGCGGCGCTGGCGCAGGCGGCGGGCAACATTCGCATGGCCGACATGCGCAAGAACGTCGGCCGCGTCGCCTTGGCCCGCACCGCGCGCGGACTGCAGGCCGAAGTCGCAGCCGGCGCTTCGCATCCCGTCTTCATGGCGGCGGCCGAGGGCCACGATTTCCGGTTGATGGCCGCATTCTAA
- a CDS encoding efflux RND transporter periplasmic adaptor subunit: MSRTWAKSMVVGVLLISAAYVGLVHFDRPSKANARQGPDAAPAAQTVRAPIELTDLEVIRLEPTSMKERIRVSGELRPINRVALRSKAAGTVSEVNARPGQRVAAGDVLIRFETEDLQAALVQHISNRDGAAAELLRAEQTFARVEQLAQKSYASREQLDRARGDLGTARAKAEALSAQIDMAQTALRNAEIRAPFGGVVSDRLVDPGAAPAANAELMTVVDTSVLEAQMLVATRDVPRLMVGDSAELEIDGLNGRMVAGTVDRISPVANEGSRFVPVFVRLENREGRLWGGMFATGSVLVREEANVIVVPATSLREDEQGRYVLKLEGDRLVRQAVAVRGRWNEGESLQIDGARIGDLIVASPLPQFRPGVAALLGRPS; the protein is encoded by the coding sequence ATGTCGCGCACATGGGCAAAGAGCATGGTCGTCGGCGTCCTGCTCATCAGCGCCGCCTATGTCGGCCTGGTGCATTTCGATCGGCCGAGCAAGGCGAACGCAAGGCAGGGTCCCGACGCTGCGCCAGCGGCCCAGACCGTCCGGGCGCCGATCGAACTCACCGACCTCGAAGTGATCAGGCTCGAGCCGACCTCCATGAAAGAGCGGATCCGCGTAAGCGGCGAATTGAGGCCCATCAACCGTGTCGCCCTTCGCTCCAAGGCCGCGGGGACCGTGAGCGAGGTGAATGCGCGTCCGGGCCAGCGCGTGGCCGCAGGCGACGTGCTGATCCGCTTCGAGACCGAAGATCTTCAGGCCGCGCTCGTCCAGCACATCAGCAATCGGGACGGAGCGGCGGCCGAACTGCTCCGCGCGGAGCAGACGTTCGCCCGGGTCGAGCAACTGGCCCAGAAGAGTTACGCGTCGCGGGAACAGCTCGACAGGGCGCGTGGCGACCTCGGAACGGCGCGGGCGAAAGCCGAAGCCCTTTCGGCGCAGATCGATATGGCGCAGACCGCGCTGCGCAATGCCGAGATCAGGGCGCCGTTCGGCGGCGTCGTCTCAGACCGGCTGGTCGACCCCGGAGCGGCGCCGGCGGCCAATGCGGAACTCATGACGGTTGTCGACACCTCGGTGCTCGAGGCCCAGATGCTCGTGGCGACGCGCGACGTCCCGCGGCTGATGGTCGGGGACTCGGCCGAGCTCGAGATCGACGGCTTGAATGGTCGCATGGTCGCCGGAACGGTGGACCGGATCAGTCCTGTCGCCAACGAAGGCTCCAGGTTCGTGCCGGTCTTCGTACGGCTCGAAAACCGCGAGGGTCGCCTGTGGGGCGGCATGTTCGCAACCGGGTCGGTTCTCGTTCGAGAAGAAGCGAACGTTATCGTCGTTCCCGCGACGTCGCTCCGCGAGGACGAGCAAGGCCGCTACGTGCTCAAGCTCGAAGGCGACCGACTTGTCCGCCAGGCGGTCGCGGTCCGCGGCCGCTGGAACGAAGGCGAGAGCCTGCAGATCGACGGCGCCCGCATCGGCGACCTTATCGTCGCCTCGCCTCTCCCCCAGTTCAGGCCCGGAGTCGCTGCGCTTCTCGGGCGGCCGAGCTGA
- a CDS encoding phenylacetaldoxime dehydratase family protein, translated as MESAIDAHLKCPRSLSRRVADDYRPPFPMWVARADEDLTQVVMGYFGVQHLGADARPRALAALRHIVDGFAAEDGPGHHDLTHHVDAQGYDNLIAVAYWRDPAAFERWIASEPVKGWWESDDRLNDGVGYFREIVSPRAEQFETLYAFTDRFPGVGAIMDRASGEIEEHGYWGSMRDRFPISQTDWMAASGALGVVAGQPQLGGRVVIRAHDNIALIRSGQDWAEADGDERKLYLEEIEPTLRAGMDFLRDNGQGVGCYSNRYVQIIDIDGNPLEKSFNIGHWRSLDLLERWAESHPTHLRIFVTFFRVATQLSKLRLYHEVSVFDGKNQTYEYVNCHPQTGMIRDAQAA; from the coding sequence ATGGAATCCGCAATCGACGCCCATCTGAAGTGTCCGCGCTCGCTGTCGCGCCGCGTGGCGGACGACTACCGGCCGCCGTTTCCGATGTGGGTGGCGCGCGCCGACGAGGACCTCACGCAGGTCGTGATGGGCTATTTCGGCGTGCAGCACCTGGGCGCGGACGCTCGGCCCAGGGCCCTTGCGGCGCTGCGCCACATCGTCGACGGCTTCGCGGCCGAAGACGGCCCGGGCCACCACGACCTGACGCATCACGTCGACGCACAAGGCTACGACAACCTGATCGCGGTGGCGTACTGGCGCGATCCGGCCGCCTTCGAGCGCTGGATCGCCTCCGAGCCGGTGAAGGGCTGGTGGGAGTCGGACGACCGGTTGAACGACGGCGTCGGCTATTTCCGCGAGATCGTGTCGCCGCGCGCGGAGCAGTTCGAGACGCTTTACGCCTTTACGGACCGCTTTCCCGGCGTCGGCGCGATCATGGACCGCGCGAGCGGCGAGATCGAGGAGCACGGTTACTGGGGCTCCATGCGCGACCGGTTTCCGATCTCCCAGACCGACTGGATGGCGGCCTCCGGCGCGCTCGGCGTCGTGGCGGGACAGCCGCAACTCGGCGGACGCGTGGTGATCCGGGCTCACGACAATATCGCCCTGATCCGCTCCGGGCAGGACTGGGCGGAAGCCGACGGCGATGAGCGCAAGCTCTATCTCGAGGAGATCGAGCCGACGCTGCGCGCCGGCATGGACTTCCTTCGCGACAACGGCCAGGGCGTCGGCTGCTACAGCAATCGCTACGTGCAGATCATCGATATCGACGGCAACCCGCTCGAGAAAAGCTTCAATATCGGCCATTGGCGTTCGCTCGATCTGCTCGAAAGATGGGCTGAATCGCATCCGACCCACCTTCGGATCTTCGTCACCTTCTTCCGTGTCGCGACGCAGCTGTCGAAACTTCGGCTGTATCACGAAGTCTCGGTCTTCGACGGGAAGAACCAGACCTACGAGTACGTCAACTGCCATCCGCAGACCGGCATGATCCGGGACGCCCAGGCCGCCTGA
- a CDS encoding helix-turn-helix domain-containing protein: MRVWTTEDQLPQHQFSYWREVLCEAFVALDPVRKGAQPEPGFVGKVRSRPLGETMQTEIFSHAQFVNRRPEEIRRNPVACYFANFQVEGACVVRQDGRESMVGAGDFALVDSTRPYFLDMRGDWRILSFRIPRSQLQPKLASPRGATALGVSGAAGAGLVATAFAGSLDRLEEGLDPAAADGMSAALSSVIAAALGASLQSREQDRTEFRASVRRAIESYIAENLADPSLSPETIAARFRLSRRTLYALFEDSPDSVSGTIRSLRLDRTARDLARPGRSSVLDVALRWGFNDPAHFSRLFKRRFGVSPRDFAATAEPYAERRRG, encoded by the coding sequence ATGCGTGTCTGGACGACGGAAGATCAGCTTCCGCAGCATCAGTTCAGCTATTGGCGCGAGGTGCTCTGCGAGGCCTTCGTGGCGCTCGATCCGGTTCGTAAGGGCGCCCAGCCCGAGCCCGGCTTCGTGGGGAAGGTTCGGTCGCGCCCGCTCGGCGAGACGATGCAGACCGAGATATTCTCGCACGCCCAGTTCGTGAACCGGCGGCCGGAGGAGATCCGGCGCAATCCGGTCGCCTGCTATTTCGCCAACTTCCAGGTGGAGGGAGCCTGCGTCGTCCGGCAGGACGGGCGGGAGAGCATGGTTGGGGCCGGTGATTTCGCGCTCGTCGACAGCACCCGGCCCTACTTTCTGGACATGCGCGGCGACTGGCGGATCCTGTCGTTCCGCATTCCGCGGAGTCAGCTTCAGCCGAAGCTCGCCTCGCCCCGCGGCGCGACCGCGCTGGGCGTGTCGGGCGCCGCCGGGGCGGGGCTCGTCGCGACCGCGTTCGCGGGGTCGCTCGACCGGCTGGAGGAAGGTCTGGACCCGGCGGCGGCGGACGGCATGAGCGCCGCGCTCAGCAGCGTCATCGCCGCGGCGCTCGGCGCGAGCCTGCAGAGCCGGGAGCAGGACCGGACGGAGTTTCGCGCCTCCGTCCGCCGTGCGATCGAAAGCTATATCGCCGAGAATCTGGCCGATCCGTCGCTGTCGCCCGAGACCATCGCCGCGCGCTTCCGGCTCTCGCGCCGCACGCTCTATGCGCTCTTCGAGGATTCGCCGGACTCCGTCAGCGGCACGATCCGAAGCCTGCGCCTCGATCGGACCGCCCGCGATCTCGCGCGGCCCGGCCGCAGCAGCGTTCTGGATGTGGCTTTGCGCTGGGGGTTCAACGATCCTGCGCACTTCTCCCGGCTGTTCAAACGCCGGTTCGGCGTCTCCCCCCGCGACTTCGCCGCCACCGCGGAGCCCTATGCCGAACGACGCCGGGGCTGA
- a CDS encoding MarR family transcriptional regulator, protein MHNAASNAAKELEIADIALQINANDVIEAKVVSVSRSLKLEDQLAYVIASVNRRLEEQLEEALRPQGLPLEQFRVLSALDSTDGRAMGELAAAVLIDPATLTKIIDRMVADALVYRAPSPQDRRRVLIFTASKGKALYQKIKGVTRDQQRGLLERLDKTQAEELTRMLRGLVEG, encoded by the coding sequence ATGCACAATGCCGCATCGAACGCCGCCAAGGAGCTTGAAATTGCGGACATTGCACTCCAAATTAACGCAAACGACGTTATTGAAGCGAAAGTCGTATCGGTGTCGCGATCATTGAAGCTCGAAGACCAGCTGGCCTATGTCATCGCCAGCGTGAACAGGCGGCTTGAGGAGCAGCTCGAGGAGGCCCTGCGACCGCAGGGGCTGCCGCTCGAGCAGTTCCGCGTGCTGAGCGCGCTCGACTCGACGGACGGGCGGGCGATGGGCGAACTGGCCGCCGCCGTCCTCATCGACCCTGCGACGCTGACGAAGATCATCGACCGGATGGTGGCCGATGCGCTCGTCTATCGCGCGCCGTCGCCGCAAGACCGCCGGCGCGTGCTCATCTTCACGGCCTCCAAGGGCAAGGCGCTCTACCAGAAGATCAAGGGCGTAACCCGGGACCAGCAGCGCGGCCTCCTCGAACGCCTGGACAAGACCCAGGCCGAAGAGCTGACGCGCATGCTGCGGGGGCTGGTGGAGGGCTGA
- a CDS encoding CbtB domain-containing protein: MAAKTLTSVDRPIPIPVDKLLPWMVFVGVLAVLVVYFVGGAQDVSVFGAGGYAHEFLHDARHLLGFPCH, from the coding sequence ATGGCTGCCAAAACCCTGACCTCCGTCGATCGGCCGATTCCGATTCCGGTCGACAAGCTTCTTCCCTGGATGGTCTTCGTAGGCGTCCTGGCCGTGCTGGTGGTCTACTTCGTCGGAGGCGCGCAAGACGTCTCGGTGTTCGGCGCGGGCGGCTACGCTCATGAATTCCTGCACGACGCCCGTCATCTACTGGGCTTTCCCTGCCACTGA
- a CDS encoding transporter → MLAAACRAWGIAALVLAMNAATPAKAVDLNSMDYMPAPAGTTVALSYTTFTSRGSYKALGGPRFKKDTSLDSMTEILRLVHYMDIGGITVAPQVLLPFGALYDGKIGGAKFESTQGLADPILAAPVWLLNDTRSGSFFAITPYLFLPLGSYDAGEALNLGENRWKFDLQAGYQQNFADFSLQIAGDVMWYGDNKDAISRGSGRLEQKETYQAQAWLSYSPPADKTWRFAVGYSKYWGGKQELNGVENGSATRADQVRLEISKFVRPDFQILGLVQHDVAGSGGFKEDFRGQIRLMKVF, encoded by the coding sequence ATGCTCGCAGCAGCTTGCCGGGCCTGGGGGATCGCTGCGCTCGTTCTGGCGATGAATGCGGCGACGCCAGCCAAAGCGGTCGATCTGAACTCCATGGACTACATGCCGGCGCCGGCCGGCACGACCGTGGCGCTCTCGTACACCACCTTCACCTCGCGGGGGTCGTACAAGGCGCTCGGGGGACCGAGGTTCAAGAAGGATACGAGCCTCGACTCCATGACGGAGATCCTCCGCCTCGTCCATTACATGGACATCGGCGGAATCACCGTCGCGCCGCAGGTTCTGCTGCCGTTCGGCGCGCTCTACGACGGCAAGATCGGAGGAGCGAAGTTCGAATCGACCCAAGGCCTGGCCGATCCGATCCTGGCGGCGCCGGTCTGGCTGCTGAACGACACGCGGTCCGGCAGCTTCTTCGCCATCACGCCTTACCTGTTCCTGCCGCTTGGCTCGTACGACGCCGGCGAGGCGCTCAACCTTGGCGAGAACCGCTGGAAGTTCGACCTGCAGGCCGGATACCAGCAGAACTTCGCCGACTTCTCCCTGCAGATCGCCGGCGACGTCATGTGGTACGGCGACAACAAGGATGCGATCTCGCGCGGCTCGGGACGGCTCGAACAGAAAGAGACGTACCAAGCGCAGGCGTGGCTGTCGTATTCGCCGCCGGCCGACAAGACGTGGCGCTTCGCCGTCGGTTACTCCAAGTACTGGGGCGGCAAGCAGGAGCTCAACGGCGTCGAGAACGGCTCCGCGACCCGCGCAGATCAGGTTCGGCTCGAGATCTCCAAGTTCGTGAGGCCCGATTTCCAGATCCTGGGGCTGGTCCAGCACGACGTCGCCGGCAGCGGCGGCTTCAAGGAGGACTTCCGCGGGCAGATCCGCCTCATGAAGGTCTTCTGA
- a CDS encoding CbtA family protein has translation MMGNLLLRGMMVGVLAGLLAFAFAKTFGEPLVDRAIAFEEQMSAAAAHGHAQPHEPGEAVVSRSVQAGVGLFTGLVVYSAAFGGLFTLVYAFAYGRLGDVGPRGTAALVALACFVALIAIPALKYPANPPAVGEAETIGFRTVCFFTLICVSVAATAAAVVLTRILAPKLGVWSATLAGGAALAVAIGTAFLVLPTINEVPENFPATLLWQFRVSSLAMQAVFWATLGLAFGALTERSLRRRLRPAAFTPAA, from the coding sequence ATGATGGGAAATCTCCTGCTGCGTGGCATGATGGTCGGCGTTCTTGCCGGCCTCCTCGCCTTCGCCTTCGCCAAGACCTTTGGCGAGCCTCTGGTCGACAGGGCGATCGCCTTCGAAGAACAGATGAGCGCAGCCGCCGCCCACGGGCATGCGCAACCGCACGAGCCCGGCGAAGCGGTCGTCAGCCGCTCCGTCCAGGCGGGCGTCGGCCTGTTCACCGGACTGGTGGTCTACAGCGCGGCGTTCGGCGGACTTTTCACGCTCGTCTACGCCTTCGCCTACGGCCGGCTCGGAGACGTCGGCCCGCGCGGAACGGCGGCCCTCGTCGCCCTCGCCTGCTTCGTCGCCTTGATCGCCATTCCGGCGCTGAAATATCCGGCGAACCCTCCCGCGGTCGGCGAGGCGGAGACGATCGGCTTCCGCACCGTCTGCTTCTTCACGCTCATCTGCGTGTCGGTCGCGGCGACGGCCGCCGCCGTGGTCCTCACGCGCATCCTCGCCCCGAAGCTTGGCGTGTGGAGCGCGACTCTCGCCGGCGGCGCGGCGCTCGCCGTGGCGATCGGGACCGCGTTCCTCGTTCTGCCGACGATCAACGAGGTTCCCGAAAACTTCCCGGCGACGCTCCTCTGGCAGTTCCGCGTCTCCTCGCTCGCGATGCAGGCGGTCTTCTGGGCGACCCTCGGGCTCGCCTTCGGCGCCTTGACCGAGCGCAGCCTGCGCCGGCGCCTCCGCCCCGCTGCCTTCACGCCGGCGGCGTGA
- a CDS encoding response regulator transcription factor, which translates to MRVLLVEDEREMAAALAAALAKQGVIIDHTRTLTDAFELTRQHVYDAILLDRRLPDGEGLSLIPRLRKGGNDTPIIVLTARNEPKERIEGLDVGADDYLGKPFLVDELMARLRAVMRRPPHLAEPEIVVGRMTIDPLHLGVTIDDVPFEMPRREMLVLVALAKKKGKTVLRSVLEAAVYNYESEIQSNALDAHISRLRKRLLDASAGVTVHNIRGVGYLLRED; encoded by the coding sequence ATGCGAGTGCTGCTGGTCGAAGACGAGCGTGAAATGGCGGCGGCCCTGGCGGCGGCGCTTGCGAAGCAGGGCGTGATCATCGATCACACCAGGACGCTCACGGACGCGTTCGAGCTGACCAGGCAGCACGTCTACGACGCCATCCTGCTCGATCGGCGGCTTCCGGACGGCGAGGGGCTGAGCCTCATTCCACGGCTGCGCAAGGGCGGCAACGACACGCCGATCATCGTCCTGACCGCCCGAAACGAGCCGAAGGAGCGCATCGAGGGACTCGACGTCGGCGCCGACGACTATCTCGGCAAGCCGTTCCTCGTCGACGAGCTCATGGCTCGGTTGCGCGCGGTCATGCGCCGACCGCCGCATCTGGCGGAACCAGAGATCGTCGTCGGCCGGATGACCATCGATCCCCTCCATCTTGGCGTGACGATCGACGACGTCCCGTTCGAGATGCCGAGACGAGAGATGCTCGTTCTGGTGGCTCTCGCGAAGAAGAAGGGGAAGACGGTCCTGAGATCGGTCCTGGAGGCCGCGGTCTACAATTACGAGAGCGAGATTCAGTCGAACGCTCTCGACGCCCACATCTCCCGGCTGCGCAAGCGTCTCCTCGACGCGTCGGCGGGTGTGACGGTCCACAACATCCGCGGCGTCGGCTATCTGCTGAGAGAAGACTGA
- a CDS encoding HAMP domain-containing sensor histidine kinase, with amino-acid sequence MADAETKNPSLWWRLSWQLSLVFVVMIAILILGLAVYGSLRLSPNIGLKNHLAAAIEEALDRDAQGRLIIDAGPRLDALKTENEKLWFVVVTTDGEITSYGATPAPYLGLAPYARYFRDADIRGDGKTNDIASIDVIETPLGEVRVLYGGNTSASANILTLLSGLNAVYVPLLLLTLPAVFATVPRIIRKRLEGLQRVVNKAPEIDPHRPGSRLPLDDVPKEVVPLIVAFNSVLARLEEQFQVRQRFLIDAAHELRTPIAIMQTRIEGMPEGQHQRRLLDDVARLGEMAEQLLDFERQEHDVDHQEMVDLVDIARDIVADLAPLAIGAGYEITFDSEVERLERKGSPSSLPRAISNLVRNAIDHGGNRGTISVTVTASGEIVVADHGGGIPPDQQDLIFEPFYRVTPRSRGAGLGLSLVRQIVDRHRGQVLVTSSSSGSAFTLRL; translated from the coding sequence ATGGCCGACGCTGAGACGAAGAATCCATCCCTGTGGTGGAGGCTGAGCTGGCAGCTCAGTCTCGTCTTTGTGGTCATGATCGCGATTTTGATCCTTGGCCTCGCCGTCTATGGGTCCCTTCGCCTGTCGCCCAACATCGGCCTGAAAAACCACTTGGCGGCCGCGATTGAGGAAGCGCTGGACCGCGATGCCCAAGGGCGCTTGATCATCGATGCGGGGCCGCGGCTCGACGCGCTCAAAACTGAGAACGAGAAGCTCTGGTTTGTCGTGGTGACGACCGATGGCGAGATCACCTCATATGGGGCAACCCCGGCCCCCTATCTCGGCTTGGCGCCTTACGCCCGGTACTTCAGGGACGCAGATATCCGCGGAGACGGCAAGACCAACGACATCGCCTCGATCGACGTCATAGAGACGCCTCTGGGCGAAGTCCGTGTGCTTTATGGCGGCAACACGAGCGCCAGCGCTAATATCCTTACGCTGTTGAGCGGTCTTAACGCGGTCTATGTGCCGCTTCTGCTACTTACGCTTCCAGCTGTGTTTGCGACCGTCCCGAGGATCATCCGTAAGCGGCTGGAGGGGCTGCAGCGGGTCGTGAACAAGGCGCCCGAGATCGATCCGCACCGGCCCGGCTCGCGCCTGCCGCTCGATGACGTGCCGAAGGAGGTCGTACCCCTGATCGTCGCGTTCAACAGCGTCCTTGCACGCCTTGAGGAGCAGTTCCAGGTCCGCCAACGATTTCTGATCGACGCGGCCCATGAGCTTCGCACGCCGATCGCGATCATGCAGACCCGCATCGAAGGCATGCCGGAAGGACAGCATCAGCGGCGCCTGCTCGACGATGTCGCGCGGCTGGGCGAAATGGCGGAGCAGTTGCTCGACTTCGAACGCCAGGAGCATGACGTCGACCACCAGGAGATGGTCGACCTGGTTGACATCGCCCGCGACATCGTGGCGGATCTGGCTCCGCTCGCCATCGGCGCCGGCTACGAGATCACGTTCGACAGCGAAGTGGAGCGGCTGGAACGGAAGGGCAGTCCCTCCTCATTGCCCCGCGCGATCAGCAACTTGGTTCGAAACGCCATCGATCATGGCGGCAATCGTGGGACAATCTCGGTCACGGTGACCGCCTCCGGCGAGATCGTCGTGGCGGACCATGGAGGAGGCATCCCCCCGGACCAGCAGGACCTCATCTTCGAGCCGTTCTACCGCGTCACGCCGCGAAGCAGGGGCGCCGGGCTCGGATTGAGCCTTGTCCGCCAAATCGTCGACAGGCATCGCGGCCAGGTCCTCGTGACCAGCAGTTCGAGCGGAAGCGCGTTCACGCTGCGTCTTTGA
- a CDS encoding acyl-CoA dehydrogenase family protein, translating into MAIDFTLSETQKALQAGARAFGAEVLRKVAPTIAPLPLPDQRFYAIRPYYEAMVEAGFVKALLPAKFGGTELSTLDFAVAAEELAAVDINTPSAILATGLGLQPLLRYGDAEQQQRFIPDFVEDGSRLAAFAFTEVTGGANFDCPDPTAGVQTFARREGDEWVITGKKHYTTNGTGWDGRGAHLYSVVCRTDPALPPSESLAVILVPGDAAGIEVAGILDTVGHRATISPRMHFNEVRVPVGNILGKPGDGAEIVETAFSWTAALIGAACVGVMRAAFDVAFAFAKTDKRSGVVPVIEHQNVGYMLADLKMKIEAARYLTWKSCHQFDITETRSRELAIMTKVYCSELCVEGVYDAMRLVGIDSYTDMFPLAGLMQDAMCFPLYDGGNMGVRRRQLHAMFRAEGYDPMASAEARG; encoded by the coding sequence ATGGCGATCGATTTCACACTCAGCGAGACCCAGAAGGCGTTGCAGGCCGGGGCCCGCGCCTTCGGAGCCGAAGTTCTTCGCAAGGTGGCGCCGACGATCGCGCCACTGCCGCTGCCGGATCAGCGCTTCTACGCGATCCGACCGTACTACGAGGCCATGGTCGAAGCGGGCTTCGTCAAGGCGCTGCTCCCGGCAAAGTTCGGCGGAACGGAGCTGAGCACGCTCGATTTCGCGGTGGCGGCGGAAGAGCTCGCGGCCGTCGACATCAACACGCCGTCGGCGATCCTCGCCACCGGCCTCGGCCTCCAGCCCCTGCTGCGCTACGGCGACGCGGAGCAGCAGCAGCGCTTCATCCCCGACTTCGTGGAGGACGGCTCGCGGCTCGCCGCCTTCGCCTTCACCGAGGTGACCGGCGGCGCCAATTTCGATTGCCCCGACCCGACCGCCGGCGTGCAGACCTTCGCCCGCCGCGAGGGCGACGAATGGGTCATCACCGGCAAGAAGCATTACACGACCAACGGCACCGGCTGGGACGGCAGGGGCGCCCACCTCTACAGCGTCGTATGCCGCACCGATCCGGCGCTGCCGCCGAGCGAGTCGCTTGCGGTGATCCTTGTCCCCGGCGACGCGGCGGGCATCGAGGTCGCGGGAATTCTCGACACCGTCGGCCACCGCGCGACGATTTCGCCCCGCATGCACTTCAACGAGGTGCGCGTGCCCGTGGGCAACATCCTCGGCAAGCCCGGCGACGGCGCCGAGATCGTCGAGACGGCGTTCTCCTGGACGGCGGCCCTGATCGGCGCGGCTTGCGTGGGCGTGATGCGCGCCGCCTTCGACGTCGCCTTCGCCTTCGCCAAGACCGACAAGCGGTCGGGCGTCGTTCCGGTGATCGAGCACCAGAACGTCGGCTATATGCTGGCGGATCTTAAGATGAAGATCGAGGCGGCCCGCTACCTGACCTGGAAGTCGTGCCACCAGTTCGACATCACCGAGACCCGAAGCCGGGAGCTCGCGATCATGACGAAGGTCTATTGTTCGGAACTGTGCGTGGAAGGGGTTTACGACGCGATGCGGCTGGTCGGCATCGACAGCTACACCGACATGTTCCCGCTCGCCGGGCTGATGCAGGACGCCATGTGCTTCCCGCTTTACGACGGCGGCAACATGGGCGTGCGCCGCAGGCAGCTCCACGCGATGTTCCGAGCGGAGGGCTACGACCCGATGGCCTCCGCCGAGGCCCGGGGCTAA